The sequence below is a genomic window from Ovis canadensis isolate MfBH-ARS-UI-01 breed Bighorn chromosome 1, ARS-UI_OviCan_v2, whole genome shotgun sequence.
taaataacatatattttaaaaattcaataaaacacACTTTTCAACTTTTGATTAAAATGACCTTATCAATATAGAGGATTTTTAATGCATTGTTTTTTGGTTCTAGTTCCCTTTTCCTGGAGTTTGAGTTTTGTGAAAGCATGAAAATTGCTTATCTACCATGAACTGGAAGAACTTGTGTAATGAAAAAGTTTGGGGAGAAGAAATTGGGAGACTGGTACAAAATATCTTTCTAGAGGGTGGTTTGTCATAATTATCTcatttttctcagaaatttctctTTTGACTGCAACTTTATggcattcctttttttccccttccacttCAGCCATGCCGTTCTTTGATGTGCAGAAAAAGCTGGGTGTTGACTTAGACCACTGGATGACAATCCAGAGTGCTGAGCAGCCTCACAGGATTCCAGCTCGATGCCATGCTTTTGAGAAAGAATGGATAGAGTGTGCACATGGAATCGGTAGTATCCGAGCGGAGAAGGAGTGCAAAATAGAATTTGAGGATTTCAGAGAATGTCTGCTTCGACAGAAAACGGTGAGGAAGTGATGAAGATGGGAATGGAATTACTTCCTTGTTTCTCTAGAGCTACTTTTAAATACTTCTAACTGATCACTGGGCATTGTCTTGCCCCATGTGAATTGGCAAAACTTTTGTGTGAAATACCTTCTCTACTTAGGTACCATGTCAAGGAAGTTAACTGTGTTAACCTGTTCAGTGTTCTTCCTCATATTCtcacatattgggttggccaaaaagttcattaggGTTTTCCCATCAAACTTTTTGGCGAACCCAATATTTTCCTTAGCATTGTACCCTGCTGCAGCCATCAGGTTAGAAATTGCATGTGTAGATTTCCATTTTTGCGTAGGCTGGAAAGTAAAGAGTATCAGCTAGTCTTGGGTGTTTGTCCTTGAAAATGTTTGGgcaaatatatttctaattcaTTGAACCCTCACTGGGGAAGAGATTAAAATCCTGTAGCTCTATTACACTGAACCTAATAAAACAACCTCTAGATTTCTACTCTGCAGAAGATGGAGGTGTTAATGACATTGTTTTAGGTGATCCTGACCGAAAATACAGGGGAAAAAGTGTTAGTAGCATAGTGTTTACCTCCTCAAGAGTTGAATGAATTGCATAACATATAGGGTCCTGTTCCCCTTTAGAGAAGAAATCTTTAGCTAT
It includes:
- the NDUFS5 gene encoding NADH dehydrogenase [ubiquinone] iron-sulfur protein 5 — protein: MPFFDVQKKLGVDLDHWMTIQSAEQPHRIPARCHAFEKEWIECAHGIGSIRAEKECKIEFEDFRECLLRQKTMKRLNAIKRQRDKLIKEGKYTPPPHHSGQEDLRP